The Methanoregula boonei 6A8 genome has a window encoding:
- a CDS encoding VIT1/CCC1 transporter family protein, translating to MTLTAPSLARIARLQRNEITEHHIYQRIAQVTPDPHNREVLLRIAGEEIRHYATWKHYTGRDIAPNLLRIWFYYLIARLLGMTFAIKLMEGVEQGAQIGDPALLSAIPELPAMLADEAKHERELIALIDEERLKYVGSVVLGLNDALVEFTGTLAGLTFAIQDSRIIAVAGLITGVAASLSMAASEYLSQRSDESAGTSPKKAAFYTGITYIATVALLILPFLLLASPYVALVFTLVGAVLVIFVFTFYIAVAKDLPFWRRFAEMAAISLGIAAISFVIGLLIRVLLNVNV from the coding sequence ATGACGCTGACCGCACCATCTCTTGCAAGGATCGCCCGTCTCCAGAGAAATGAGATTACCGAACACCATATTTACCAGAGGATCGCGCAGGTGACCCCGGATCCTCACAACCGTGAGGTCCTGCTCCGCATTGCCGGGGAAGAAATCCGGCATTATGCCACCTGGAAGCACTATACCGGCCGGGACATCGCCCCCAACCTCCTCCGGATCTGGTTTTACTACCTTATTGCCCGGTTGCTCGGGATGACCTTTGCCATAAAACTCATGGAGGGGGTGGAGCAGGGAGCGCAGATCGGAGATCCCGCGCTCCTCTCCGCAATACCCGAACTACCGGCGATGCTTGCCGATGAGGCAAAGCACGAGAGGGAACTTATCGCCCTCATCGATGAGGAACGACTGAAGTACGTGGGCTCGGTGGTCCTGGGCCTCAACGACGCGCTTGTGGAGTTCACCGGTACCCTTGCCGGCCTGACATTTGCGATCCAGGATTCACGCATTATCGCGGTTGCCGGGCTGATTACCGGTGTTGCCGCATCCCTCTCCATGGCTGCATCCGAATATCTCTCGCAGCGGTCTGATGAGTCAGCCGGGACCAGTCCGAAAAAGGCCGCATTTTATACCGGTATTACCTATATCGCGACCGTTGCCCTGCTGATCCTTCCGTTCCTCCTTCTTGCAAGCCCATACGTGGCGCTGGTCTTCACTCTTGTCGGTGCAGTGCTGGTCATCTTTGTGTTCACCTTCTATATTGCGGTGGCAAAAGATCTCCCCTTTTGGCGGCGTTTTGCCGAGATGGCTGCGATCAGCCTGGGGATTGCGGCGATCTCCTTTGTCATAGGGCTCCTGATCCGGGTGCTGCTGAACGTGAACGTATGA